Genomic segment of Benincasa hispida cultivar B227 chromosome 1, ASM972705v1, whole genome shotgun sequence:
CCCTTTTTCCCTTATCTTCAGCCCCACCATCGATGCCGGAAGGTTTTCGTCGGAGAAGTTGCAGAAACCCTAGCCTTTGAAGTTTCTGGGTACTCCCATTTCTGAGATTCTTGTTCAAAGCTAAGGGAAATAGATTCTGAGTGTAGATTTTCCCACATTTTCCCGAGAAAAAAATGTCCCATCTCGATAACATTCCTTCCACTCCGGGGAAGTTTAAGATGGAAAAATCGCCGTACGTTCATAGACTCCGGTGGCATTCATCGTTAACTAAGCTTACATTCTGGTCCTTAGTTATCCTTGGTTCGatcttgatcttcttcttcagatCGCCGTCGTCGTCGCCGCTGCCGTCCGATCCTTCCCGCCGATCGCTGAGTACTTACGATTGGGGGGGACCCGCTTGGGAGAAAAGGGTTTGCTCATCGGCTCGAGTTCGGTCTCGTAATGGGATCTCTGTTCTCGTCACCGGCGCCGCTGGATTCGTCGGAACTCACGTCTCTGTGGCGCTGAAACGCCGAGGCGACGGCGTCCTTGGTCTCGACAATTTCAACAACTACTACGATCAATCCCTAAAACGATCCCGTCAAGCCCTTTTGGAACGCACTGGCGTGTTCGTTGTTGAAGGCGATATCAACGATTCGGCTCTGTTGAAGAAGCTTTTTGAAGTTGTTCCGTTCACTCATGTGATGCATTTGGCTGCTCAGGCCGGCGTCAGGTACGCTATGGAAAATCCTAGCTCTTATGTCCATAGCAACATAGCTGGCTTAGTTAGTCTTCTAGAGGTCTGTAAATCTGCAAATCCACAGCCTGCAATTGTTTGGGCATCTTCTAGTTCTGTTTATGGATTGAATACTAAAGTACCCTTCTCGGAGAAGGATCGGACCGATCAACCGGCGAGTCTGTATGCAGCAACAAAGAAGGCTGGAGAAGAGATTGCACACACTTATAATCATATCTATGGACTTTCATTGACAGGGCTGCGGTTCTTTACTGTTTATGGACCTTGGGGAAGACCTGATATggcttatttctttttcactaGAGATATTTTGAAAGGAAAGTCAATTCCCATCTTTGAAGGTGCTGATCATGGCACTGTGGCTAGAGATTTCACCTACATTGATGATATTGTGAAGGGTTGTTTGGCAGCTTTGGACACTGCTGAGAAGAGCACTGGTAGTGGAGGGAAGAAGAAGGGACCGGCACAGCTTCGGGTTTTCAATTTAGGGAATACGTCGCCGGTTCCGGTATCAGATCTTGTGAGCATTTTGGAGAAGCTTTTGAAGGTGAAAGCAAAGAGGAACCTAATGAAGTTGCCAAGGAATGGCGATGTTCAGTTTACTCACGCCAATATCAGCTTGGCTCAGAGGGAACTTGGATATAAGCCAACCACAGATCTGCAGACCGGGCTGAAGAAGTTTGTCCGGTGGTATATGAATTATTATTCACAAGGGAAGAAGGCTGCTGGTTAGCGGGATTTTTCGGCATTTACACGGTAGGCTACTTTGATTCTTGTTCATTATGATTCGTATGATTGATTGGTTTGacatttctatgttcattgctATGATTGTctttcaatttatattaatgGAATGACATACAAGGAGGAACCTTTTACTACTCCCATCACTGAAGTTTTTTGTCGTTCGATATTGTTTACCGAGAACTTCGAAAGCTATTATTCGAAGAATTCCAGGcacatcttttctccttttgtTGACGGAATGTAATTGTTGTAGCTTTACAATTGTAGAATTTATGACTGATAAAGCCATTTCATGATTTGTGGACCTGTATCAATCTTGTGCAACTTAATAAAAATAGCACAAAATAGTTTCTATTACCGTTTCTTTGCTGATTGATTCAACTAAGTTCCTGCTAGCTTCTTTGTCGTTCCTTCTTTTCGGGACTTTGAATCCTTTGGGTACAAGCTTTTCCCCAGGAACATGGTTCCCGTGTACTGCATTTTCGATGATACGAACACAACTCTAGCTTCTATGAAAAGCTAAAATTTTCAAACCTTGTTTCTGAAATGTTGGAATGTTTCTGTTTCTATGCCCTCATTGTTGTTCCTGAGCCATCCCTTAGCACTGCACATGATTTCTTTTGGAATGTGGGTTTTGTTAGCATTTCGTCAATGGCTGGTTTTATGCGTCTTCGGGTAAATTTTTTCTTGCAGAAGTTGAAATGCAAATATGTTGATTAGATTTAGAAATAATAGTTGAATGTTTAGAAGATGTTCATTCCTTCTAATCTGTTTATAGTGAATCAGTGATGGACCTTGATGAATGAAGTCTAAACTAAACTGCTTGAGATGGGAAAGAGTCATTACTTTGATGCCTTTAGAATACACTAACatgttcttttctttcttctactTCCTTGATTGGGTATATGTTTCATATAATTTGAAGTACAGGGAGAGAGATCTTTTCCTGGGTCATATGGTAttgaagtgagattttgagtGCAAGCTCGTGTCTTATCGTTTTTTTCGTTAGTAATCCACAAGTTGCTGACTCGAGCATAGTTTAATGGtccaaaaattaatattatcatttttaataataaGATCAAAATCTCATCCTCACAAGTCATAATTGTAACGATGTCTTTGAGTTTGAAATCTTCATTTAACattaaaatagattttgttGGGTTCTTATCTCTATTAATGCTGTCTCCAAAGCTTTTGGAGctattttaaatgttaaagTATTTGTTTGAGTAAACTAGTTCGTGTACATTATAAGGAAGCAAATTTTGAGAtaatttgatatatgttatattgattGGGAATAAAGCATGGAGGTTTGAAGATCGATTGTTTTATCCATTGACAGATTCAAAATCCTCACATAATTAAAGAATTTTGTAGCCTTGGAATTAAATGATATGGAAATTCACTTTAGGATTGACTTCATTTGTTAAATTAATGTATTAATTGAAGGCATAACAATGTCATCATCTTAAATTCCAATTAATTACATCTACTCAACGTGATTAACATGACCATTAATTTCATGACTtgagtttttatatatatttaaagctTCTCTAGTCAAAATTTAGGTCGTATGTTTGGATAATATATTTtagatttcctttttttttttaagcaaaatAGGTTTATTTACAACATATACTTTTTGAAGTAGTGTTCAGAAGTAGTTACTAACTTGAGCATAATTTTAGAGACTCAAATTTTCGATCCTACATATTTTtaacttaaaagaaatttaaaatggtttgaaaaaaatagataaatataacaataaatattaaacatatttgtGGTAAAATTGAGAAAcaattaaacaatcaatttatatccttaaactttgagaatttgattgattaaaattttaaactaataattatttcGATTTAAACCTTAAAACATTAAGTTAATCAATTTAGGGCCTCTCTTAAAAtgtcattttaaaattattaaagcaTAGCTTTCCTGCATGTATAAAACTTCTTAAATTAAGGACAAATGTTGGAACAAAATAAATGGTaagaaattttcattttgtctCCCCTCTATTTCTTCATCTATTTAGATGGATAGAAAGAATTATGTGATAAATTTTATAGTTTCACATTGGTGGAATTTTGAGTGGAGaatgattttatttatataattttgattatGAATAGAAACAAGTAAAAATAGCGATCAATTGGTAAAGTTTGGGTATATTTTGTAATTTGATATGAACCGTTAGATGTTGGGTGGTGTCAAACACATGAGCATGGACGACCAAGGAAGGTGGACCGTGTTTAGTACCATAGACACGCGGACAGAGTAGTGAAATCGAGTTTGTTAGGAATTCCACATCGATAACTTTCAGAAAAGGCTGGGGCTAGAGGTGAATATAAAAGGGGGAGAACATACAACTTCT
This window contains:
- the LOC120068506 gene encoding UDP-glucuronate 4-epimerase 3, whose product is MSHLDNIPSTPGKFKMEKSPYVHRLRWHSSLTKLTFWSLVILGSILIFFFRSPSSSPLPSDPSRRSLSTYDWGGPAWEKRVCSSARVRSRNGISVLVTGAAGFVGTHVSVALKRRGDGVLGLDNFNNYYDQSLKRSRQALLERTGVFVVEGDINDSALLKKLFEVVPFTHVMHLAAQAGVRYAMENPSSYVHSNIAGLVSLLEVCKSANPQPAIVWASSSSVYGLNTKVPFSEKDRTDQPASLYAATKKAGEEIAHTYNHIYGLSLTGLRFFTVYGPWGRPDMAYFFFTRDILKGKSIPIFEGADHGTVARDFTYIDDIVKGCLAALDTAEKSTGSGGKKKGPAQLRVFNLGNTSPVPVSDLVSILEKLLKVKAKRNLMKLPRNGDVQFTHANISLAQRELGYKPTTDLQTGLKKFVRWYMNYYSQGKKAAG